One window of the Rufibacter radiotolerans genome contains the following:
- a CDS encoding GNAT family N-acetyltransferase, whose protein sequence is MQIIQPSTFHEFEQYYRLRYEMLRKPWHQPLGSERMEDDDTAVHLMAINDDSGEIMGGCRVHMETDTEAQLRFLAVSAQYQNKQVGRRLLQAVEEEARKMGAKELIVQAREYAKNFYKRNGFIEEHPTHLLFGEVQHYQMRKPLY, encoded by the coding sequence ATGCAAATTATTCAGCCCTCTACCTTCCACGAGTTTGAACAGTATTACCGTTTACGCTATGAAATGTTACGCAAGCCCTGGCACCAGCCGCTGGGCAGCGAACGCATGGAAGATGATGACACCGCAGTACATTTAATGGCCATCAATGATGATTCAGGAGAGATCATGGGTGGCTGCCGCGTACACATGGAAACCGACACTGAGGCGCAGCTGCGCTTTCTGGCGGTAAGTGCCCAGTACCAGAACAAACAGGTAGGCCGCCGCCTGCTGCAGGCCGTGGAAGAGGAGGCCCGCAAGATGGGCGCCAAGGAACTGATCGTGCAGGCCCGCGAGTACGCCAAGAACTTCTACAAGCGTAACGGCTTCATAGAGGAACACCCTACCCACCTGCTGTTTGGCGAGGTGCAGCATTACCAGATGCGCAAACCCCTTTACTAA
- a CDS encoding YajQ family cyclic di-GMP-binding protein encodes MPSFDIVSKVDPQTLENAINTVKKEIQTRFDFKDTKGSVELDKKTNVVHLVTENDMRLRQIEDIILSKIVKQQIDATALDFTNEHVPSGAMIKKDVKVRAGIDKEDAKKIVKLIKDSKLKVTPAIMDDQVRVTAKKIDDLQEVMAMLRRAELGIPLQFVNMKS; translated from the coding sequence ATGCCATCATTTGATATTGTGAGCAAAGTTGATCCGCAGACCCTGGAAAATGCCATCAACACCGTAAAAAAAGAAATTCAGACCCGCTTTGACTTCAAGGATACCAAAGGCAGCGTGGAGCTGGACAAGAAAACCAACGTGGTGCACCTAGTCACCGAGAACGACATGCGCCTTCGCCAGATTGAAGACATTATCCTGAGCAAGATTGTAAAGCAGCAGATTGACGCCACCGCCCTTGACTTCACCAATGAGCATGTGCCCAGCGGCGCCATGATCAAGAAAGACGTGAAAGTGCGCGCCGGCATTGACAAGGAAGACGCCAAGAAGATTGTAAAGCTCATCAAAGACAGCAAGCTGAAGGTGACGCCCGCCATCATGGATGACCAGGTGCGCGTAACCGCCAAGAAGATTGATGACCTGCAAGAGGTGATGGCCATGCTGCGCCGCGCCGAGCTGGGCATTCCGCTGCAGTTTGTGAACATGAAGTCATAA
- a CDS encoding lipocalin family protein, whose translation MKTSKLLLSLGAGLLASGALYAALRPQPAPLPTVSSVDLARYAGTWHEIASFPQRFQRGCQCTTAQYTLKEGYVEVRNTCRKNGKRTGITGKAFAVEGSHNAKLKVQFFWPLRGDYWILGLASDYSHALVGTPDRKSLWILARATTLPAPIYRQLVQQAQQLGFDTALLQKTDQSCKEEQ comes from the coding sequence ATGAAAACCTCCAAACTTCTTCTCAGCCTTGGCGCCGGGCTTCTGGCCTCCGGAGCGTTATATGCGGCGCTCAGGCCCCAGCCTGCGCCCCTGCCAACGGTTTCTTCGGTAGACCTGGCCCGGTATGCGGGCACTTGGCATGAGATTGCCTCTTTCCCGCAGCGGTTCCAGCGCGGCTGCCAGTGCACCACGGCCCAGTACACCCTGAAAGAAGGCTACGTAGAGGTAAGGAACACCTGCCGCAAAAACGGCAAGCGCACCGGCATTACCGGTAAGGCCTTCGCGGTAGAGGGCAGCCACAACGCTAAGCTGAAGGTGCAGTTCTTCTGGCCCCTGCGCGGCGACTACTGGATCCTGGGCCTGGCCTCCGACTACTCGCACGCCCTGGTGGGCACCCCAGACCGCAAGTCCCTCTGGATTCTGGCCCGCGCCACCACCCTTCCCGCCCCCATTTACCGGCAATTGGTGCAGCAGGCCCAACAACTCGGCTTTGACACGGCCCTGCTCCAGAAAACCGATCAGAGTTGCAAAGAAGAGCAGTAA